The proteins below are encoded in one region of Apium graveolens cultivar Ventura chromosome 4, ASM990537v1, whole genome shotgun sequence:
- the LOC141721156 gene encoding small ribosomal subunit protein eS24z-like: MADKNVTIRTRKFMTNRLLSRKQFIIDVLHPGKANVSKAELKQKLAELYSVKDTQAISVFKFRTHFGGGKSTGFGLIYDSVESAKKYEPKYRLIRNGLDTKVEKSRKQLKERKNRAKKIRGVKKTKAGDAAKGGKKK; this comes from the exons ATGGCCGACAAGAATGTAACTATCCGAACTCGAAAGTTCATGACCAACAGGCTTCTCTCCAGGAAACAATTC ATCATTGATGTACTTCATCCTGGGAAAGCTAATGTCTCTAAG GCCgagttgaagcagaagttggCTGAGTTGTACTCGGTCAAGGACACCCAAGCTATCTCTGTTTTCAAGTTCCGCACTCACTTTGGTGGTGGAAAGTCAACTGGATTTGGTTTGATTTACGACTCTGTTGAGAGTGCTAAGAAATATGAACCCAAATACAGACTCATAAGG AATGGACTCGATACCAAGGTTGAGAAGTCAAGGAAACAACTTAAGGAGAGGAAAAACCGTGCCAAGAAAATCCGTGGTGTGAAGAAG ACCAAGGCTGGAGATGCTGCCAAGGGTGGAAAGAAGAAATGA